TGACTGAAAAGGTTAGCGACGAAGAACTCGCGAACGCGACCAAGATTACCGAAGAGAGTGCCACAGCGTGGGACTACGACAAATGGCAATTTACCCCCGATGGCTACCGGTTCTACGACCTGTACTGTGCCGAATATTGCGGCCAAGACCATTCGCAAATGCAAACCGTTGTTGTGGTTCACGAAACACGTGAAGACCTCGACGCTTGGATCAAAAAATACAGCAGTCGCGGCAGCGACACACTCGAAGCGTACGGCGAGAAATTGTATGCCCGCCGCGGATGCATCGGCTGTCACACGACCAATGGAACCAGCGGAACAGGGCCGACCTACAAAGACGCGTTTGGTACGACCCGCCAATTGGCCAACGGCGAGAAGGTGACGATGGACGAAAATTACGTCCGCGAGTCGATCCTGGTACCAAAAGCGAAGGTCGTCGCCGGTTTCCAACCTGTGATGCCGAGCTACAAAGGACAACTGAGCGACGACGATCTGGATTCGCTGGTGGCGTACATCAAGTCGCTTTCGGCGAACGCAGAAACGACTTCGGAGGCGGATGCAGAGGCAACCCCAGAAGAAAACGCAGAGTAGTAGTACCGGTCACGGTGAACGGGCGATTTACCTCAAGTCTTTTGCAGATTGAGAAAAACGTCCTTGAGCCGGCTGGATGCAAGCTTCAGAATGAAGCCGTGAAACCAAACCATTTGAAATAACGACCGACGTTTGTCGGCTCAACGATAGAAGATTGACGCATTTCCTGCGTTCGACGAGGTAATTGAGATGTCTGCTGGAACCGTTCGCGACCCTGGGTTTCCCACCGAGCGAGAAAACTATCTGACGAATTCCAAGGGAATTCTAAGTTGGAT
The genomic region above belongs to Novipirellula caenicola and contains:
- a CDS encoding cytochrome c oxidase subunit II, whose amino-acid sequence is MAMLPAAFSLLSDYTEDYAWFPDSASTFAADSDWLYYAITAVCIFFFIPISICLFYFAAKYRKAKGEKAESQVSHNTPIELLWSIGPSIFMVGMFVMGARAYLDMRTIPEGANEIGVQSSKWSWSMDYGRGTYHPELHLLVNEPVKLTMQSSDVIHSLYIPAFRAKKDVVPGRYNYMWFHPTKVTEKVSDEELANATKITEESATAWDYDKWQFTPDGYRFYDLYCAEYCGQDHSQMQTVVVVHETREDLDAWIKKYSSRGSDTLEAYGEKLYARRGCIGCHTTNGTSGTGPTYKDAFGTTRQLANGEKVTMDENYVRESILVPKAKVVAGFQPVMPSYKGQLSDDDLDSLVAYIKSLSANAETTSEADAEATPEENAE